From a region of the Panulirus ornatus isolate Po-2019 chromosome 34, ASM3632096v1, whole genome shotgun sequence genome:
- the LOC139759974 gene encoding uncharacterized protein: MFVKSLILTVCMAGVSLGLPRSRRDSTPTDFELPANASAILVQPLQTGFACDQRVYGFYADVDNRCQVFHVCYPFVDVDLLIKMRMFTFICGPGLIFDQEKLVRFTNCFMTVYFMCGGVAARMDEGSKYEYVHVCMCTCLRMYMYVYVEMYRYEYVRVWAVMNIHVYVGGLGHSFVCFLALPR; the protein is encoded by the exons ATGTTTGTTAAAAGCTTAATTCTAACAG TGTGTATGGCGGGCGTCAGCCTAGGGCTGCCCAGGTCAAGACGCGATTCCACCCCGACAGACTTCGAGCTCCCGGCCAACGCTTCGGCCATCCTTGTCCAGCCTCTGCAAACGGGCTTTGC GTGTGACCAACGGGTGTATGGCTTCTACGCAGACGTGGACAACAGGTGCCAGGTGTTCCACGTGTGTTATCCTTTCGTGGACGTTGATTTGCTCATCAAGATGCGCATGTTCACCTTCATCTGTGGCCCAGGACTTATCTTTGATCAAGAGAAGCTGGTGAGATTTACGAATTGTTTTATGActgtatatttcatgtgtggcggggtggcggcgagaatggatgaaggcagcaagtatgaatatgtacatgtgtgtatgtgtacatgtctacgtatgtatatgtatgtatacgttgaaatgtataggtatgaatatgtgcgtgtgtgggcggttatgaatatacatgtgtatgtgggtgggttgggccattctttcgtctgtttccttgcgctacctcgctaa